The Apium graveolens cultivar Ventura chromosome 6, ASM990537v1, whole genome shotgun sequence genome contains a region encoding:
- the LOC141665558 gene encoding uncharacterized protein LOC141665558: MLPIEVGSPSHRAINFDEIANEEGLRTNIKLIDEVRDQAVARMEKYKENTKEHFSKKSRIKNFQVRDLVLRDRGASDPTNTGKLMPRWEGPYKVKEVLSPGTYKLTNMDESEIPNTWHGLGLRKFYQ; this comes from the coding sequence atgctaccaattgaagtaggatccccctcccatcgagcaatcaaCTTTGATGAGATAGCAAATGAGGAGGGGCTCAGGACAAATATTaagctaattgatgaagtccgagaCCAGGCGGTGGCAAGAATGGAAAAGTATAAAGAGAACACCAaagagcacttcagcaagaagtcccggATCAAAAACTTTCAAGTTAGAGACTTGGTTCTTCGAGACAGGGGAGCTTCAGATCCTACCAACACCGGGAAGCTAATGCCAAGGTGGGAAGGCCCATATAAAGTCAAGGAAGTTCTAAGTccaggaacatacaagctcaCGAACATGGATGAATCTGAGATACCAAATACATGGCATGGACTCGGGCTCAGAAAATTTTACCAGTAA